Proteins co-encoded in one SAR324 cluster bacterium genomic window:
- a CDS encoding CoA pyrophosphatase: MLQQIEDRLRGHHPPTNELVTNRASVLIPLSLQRGEPSLLLTRRSAKLRSFSGHVSFPGGKRDQEDKSDYCTSIRESREEVGLEQEQIRFVGELEQMLSPHGCLVSPFVARIPDQFEPKINEAEIESCFWVPISLFLDPTQHQLRQHLEKRPYPHFTHHFQFKDYHIWGMTALMILRLLELGLGHQSIHPLHHPRAPHWIVAAQNHRESSLNPSVA, translated from the coding sequence ATGCTGCAACAAATTGAAGATCGATTGAGAGGGCATCATCCCCCTACCAACGAACTCGTTACGAACAGAGCCTCTGTTTTAATTCCCCTCAGTCTGCAGCGGGGTGAACCTTCCTTACTATTGACAAGGCGATCTGCCAAGCTCCGAAGCTTTTCAGGACATGTGTCTTTTCCGGGAGGCAAAAGAGATCAGGAAGACAAATCAGATTATTGTACTTCTATCAGGGAGAGCCGTGAGGAGGTTGGGCTAGAACAAGAACAGATTCGTTTTGTAGGGGAACTGGAGCAGATGCTCTCACCTCATGGATGTCTTGTATCACCTTTCGTTGCAAGAATACCAGATCAATTTGAGCCAAAGATCAATGAGGCTGAAATCGAGAGTTGCTTCTGGGTCCCAATCTCATTGTTTTTAGACCCTACACAGCATCAACTTCGACAACACCTTGAGAAGCGTCCGTATCCGCACTTCACACACCACTTCCAATTCAAGGACTATCACATCTGGGGTATGACTGCGCTGATGATTCTTCGCTTGCTGGAACTGGGCCTCGGACACCAATCGATTCATCCCTTACATCATCCACGAGCCCCACATTGGATTGTGGCAGCTCAGAATCATCGAGAGTCTTCTCTCAATCCGTCGGTTGCATAG